Proteins co-encoded in one Pyxidicoccus xibeiensis genomic window:
- a CDS encoding glutathione S-transferase family protein: protein MIDLYTWTTPNGYKVSIALEELGLPYTVHPLDIGTGVQKQPEFLRINPNGRIPAIVDRDAGDFAVFESGAILLYLAEKTGKLMPADVKGRSRVIQWLMFQMSGVGPMQGQANVFFRYFPEKLQPAIDRYQNETRRLYTVLDTRLKESEYLAGDYSIADIATWPWVRMHDWAGVSVDGLPNLQRWLKAIADRPAVKRGLDVPFPQKNDARTEEERVKAARAITQR from the coding sequence ATGATTGACCTGTACACGTGGACGACGCCCAATGGCTACAAGGTCTCGATAGCGCTGGAGGAGCTGGGGCTGCCCTACACCGTGCACCCGCTGGACATCGGCACGGGCGTGCAGAAGCAGCCGGAGTTCCTGCGCATCAACCCCAACGGGCGCATCCCCGCCATCGTCGACAGGGACGCGGGTGACTTCGCGGTGTTCGAGTCGGGCGCCATCCTGCTGTACCTCGCGGAGAAGACGGGGAAGCTGATGCCGGCGGACGTGAAGGGCCGCTCGCGCGTCATCCAGTGGCTCATGTTCCAGATGTCCGGCGTGGGGCCCATGCAGGGGCAGGCCAACGTCTTCTTCCGCTACTTCCCGGAGAAGCTGCAGCCGGCCATCGACCGGTACCAGAACGAGACGCGGCGGCTGTACACGGTGCTCGACACGCGGCTGAAGGAGAGCGAGTACCTGGCCGGTGACTACAGCATCGCGGACATCGCGACGTGGCCGTGGGTGCGCATGCATGACTGGGCGGGCGTGTCCGTGGATGGGCTGCCGAACCTCCAGCGCTGGCTGAAGGCGATTGCCGACCGGCCCGCCGTGAAGCGCGGGCTCGACGTGCCCTTCCCCCAGAAGAATGACGCCCGGACCGAGGAGGAGCGCGTCAAGGCGGCGCGGGCCATCACCCAGCGGTAG
- a CDS encoding alkaline phosphatase D family protein, with product MSRPALPFPRFSCAVAVGAVGPDSVRLWLRSDVPGPHRLEVWPLNGDGPRRSVSWHFAPAEDADGTGTLLYPGDFADAPPLASLRRHGFRITREADGTLVGEGRFDTAPALPEDTPPSFSFGLLSCHQPFLPSGAVRPASEAMLEATRRTLESHDARFLLLGGDQVYVDEPPALSLFAPEYFHQVAPPGRARLEDCSAAEVRRLYQHRYRQFWDLPGWRGLLADYPTWPMIDDHEVVNNWGAEPEHAGPTWRQVDLGARAAYFDYQASRVLGPAAGGPPATFDFSFDYGSTGIYAMDLRSQRRGGEHPRVYSPEQLARLSSWLEAHQDSHAVFLLLSVPMVYVASWASVGISLLRSHRGDARDRWTHPWNLPDRDRLLALLLAHQRRCPAQRVVLLSGDVHLGCAFAIDWLGDSHGTLYQFTSSAVTHHTRGFSAWAAGHLPRTEVLLKVEDGPVARLVRMDGVEGADHNPYSGLNVGVVEVKDRGPHSTVRFKLVGQDPRRPDRPVTVFDTGEL from the coding sequence ATGTCCCGCCCTGCCCTACCCTTCCCGCGCTTCTCTTGTGCCGTGGCGGTGGGGGCCGTGGGCCCGGACTCGGTGCGCCTGTGGCTGCGCTCGGACGTGCCGGGCCCGCACCGGCTGGAGGTGTGGCCGCTGAATGGCGACGGTCCGCGGCGCTCCGTCTCCTGGCACTTCGCGCCGGCTGAAGACGCGGACGGCACCGGCACCCTGCTCTACCCCGGTGACTTCGCCGACGCGCCTCCGCTCGCGTCCCTGCGGCGTCATGGCTTCCGCATCACCCGCGAAGCCGACGGGACGCTCGTGGGCGAAGGCCGCTTCGACACCGCGCCCGCGCTTCCGGAGGACACGCCCCCGTCCTTCAGCTTCGGCCTGCTGAGCTGTCACCAGCCCTTCCTGCCATCCGGCGCCGTGCGGCCCGCCTCCGAGGCCATGCTGGAGGCCACCCGCCGCACGCTGGAGTCGCACGACGCGCGCTTCCTCCTGCTGGGCGGCGACCAGGTGTACGTGGACGAGCCTCCCGCGCTGTCCCTCTTCGCTCCGGAGTACTTCCACCAGGTCGCCCCGCCAGGACGGGCGCGACTGGAGGACTGCTCGGCGGCGGAGGTGCGGCGGCTGTACCAGCACCGCTACCGCCAGTTCTGGGACCTGCCCGGCTGGCGCGGGCTGCTGGCGGACTACCCCACGTGGCCCATGATTGATGACCACGAGGTGGTGAACAACTGGGGCGCCGAGCCCGAGCACGCCGGCCCCACGTGGCGGCAGGTCGACCTGGGCGCGCGCGCGGCGTACTTCGACTACCAGGCCTCACGCGTGCTGGGCCCGGCTGCCGGTGGCCCGCCCGCCACCTTCGACTTCAGCTTCGACTACGGCAGCACCGGCATCTACGCCATGGACCTGCGCAGCCAGCGGCGTGGCGGTGAGCACCCGCGCGTCTACTCGCCCGAGCAGCTCGCGCGCCTTTCCTCGTGGCTGGAGGCACACCAGGACAGCCACGCGGTGTTCCTCCTGCTGAGCGTGCCCATGGTGTACGTGGCCTCATGGGCGTCGGTGGGCATCTCCCTGCTGCGCAGCCACCGGGGCGACGCGAGGGACCGCTGGACGCACCCGTGGAACCTGCCCGACCGGGACCGGCTGCTGGCGTTGCTGCTCGCGCACCAGCGCCGCTGTCCCGCGCAGCGCGTGGTGCTGCTCAGCGGGGACGTGCACCTGGGCTGCGCGTTCGCCATCGACTGGCTGGGCGACTCGCACGGCACGCTGTACCAGTTCACCTCCAGCGCGGTGACGCACCACACGCGTGGCTTCTCCGCGTGGGCTGCCGGCCACCTGCCTCGCACGGAGGTGCTGCTGAAGGTGGAGGACGGCCCGGTGGCGCGGCTCGTCCGGATGGACGGCGTGGAGGGCGCGGACCACAACCCCTACAGCGGGCTCAACGTGGGCGTGGTGGAGGTGAAGGACCGGGGCCCCCACTCCACCGTGCGCTTCAAGCTCGTGGGCCAGGACCCGCGCCGCCCGGACCGGCCTGTCACCGTGTTCGACACCGGCGAGCTGTGA